In Anaerostipes hadrus ATCC 29173 = JCM 17467, a single genomic region encodes these proteins:
- a CDS encoding ABC transporter ATP-binding protein, translating into MANKEELLARLQEEKPAMEVRDLSFAYGSNQILKDISLMIKEGKITTIMGANGCGKSTLFSLMTKNLNPNRGKVFLHGKNIKNLKLNEFARKVSIVHQYNQAADDITVERLISYGRTPYMKLMGGKSEEDEKLIDHAIEVTGLEEFRNRELSQLSGGQRQRVFIAMALAQNTKILFLDEPTTYLDIRYQLDILRLVKKLNREYGITIVMVLHEINQAIHFSDEVIGLKDGKVLVQGDPKDVITTESISELYDVHLNVADIDGQKFVLTV; encoded by the coding sequence ATGGCAAATAAAGAAGAACTCCTTGCAAGATTACAAGAAGAGAAGCCAGCGATGGAAGTCAGGGACTTATCCTTTGCATATGGAAGCAATCAGATTCTAAAAGATATTTCCTTAATGATCAAAGAAGGTAAGATCACAACGATCATGGGAGCCAATGGATGTGGAAAATCAACACTGTTTTCTCTAATGACAAAGAATCTGAATCCAAACCGTGGAAAAGTTTTTCTGCATGGAAAGAATATCAAGAATTTAAAGTTAAATGAATTTGCAAGAAAAGTATCGATCGTTCATCAGTATAATCAGGCGGCCGATGATATCACCGTGGAACGACTGATCTCTTATGGTCGTACCCCTTATATGAAATTAATGGGCGGCAAAAGTGAGGAAGATGAGAAACTGATCGATCATGCGATCGAAGTGACAGGACTTGAGGAATTCAGGAACCGCGAGTTAAGTCAGCTTTCTGGTGGCCAGAGACAGCGAGTCTTTATCGCAATGGCACTGGCACAGAACACGAAGATCTTATTCCTTGATGAGCCAACGACGTATCTGGATATCCGTTATCAGTTGGATATTCTGCGACTAGTCAAGAAATTAAACAGGGAATACGGAATTACGATCGTGATGGTACTTCATGAGATCAATCAGGCCATTCATTTTTCTGATGAAGTCATTGGATTAAAAGACGGAAAAGTATTGGTACAGGGAGATCCAAAGGATGTGATCACAACCGAAAGTATCAGTGAACTTTACGATGTTCATTTAAATGTAGCAGATATC
- the isdE gene encoding heme ABC transporter substrate-binding protein IsdE, with protein MNMMRFTTMKTKLRKYPSIFLILLLAISSCFLTGCVNQHPKDSKKSSQGESVETMLEITDPKEKQAVLNAKAKVKALSGNPRIVATSPAVADICDKLDLDLVGVPKSSVSKIPSRYKKVKKVGLAMSPDMEIVSSLNPDWILAPSSLETDLKPKFEELKNTEYAFLNLRSVQGMYRSVQELGEIFGKQQEAEKMTKEFTTFYKSYTKRNKNKKHPKVLVLMGLPGSYVIATENSYVGSLVKLAGGENVYQNTDQEFLTVNTEDMKKKEPDIIVRAAHALPDQVTKMFNEDFETNDIWKHFEAVKNKRVYDLTYEYFGMSANFKYKKALSELEKDFYQNTKGTQEVKE; from the coding sequence ATGAATATGATGAGATTTACAACGATGAAAACTAAATTAAGAAAATATCCGAGCATTTTTTTGATCCTGTTGCTTGCAATTTCCTCTTGTTTCCTGACAGGTTGTGTAAACCAGCACCCAAAAGACAGCAAAAAGAGCAGTCAGGGAGAGAGCGTGGAAACTATGCTTGAGATCACAGATCCAAAGGAAAAACAGGCAGTGTTAAATGCAAAGGCGAAAGTCAAAGCATTGTCAGGCAATCCAAGGATCGTCGCAACATCTCCGGCTGTTGCAGATATTTGTGACAAGCTGGATCTTGATCTTGTCGGTGTACCAAAGAGCAGTGTTTCCAAAATTCCATCAAGATACAAAAAGGTAAAGAAAGTCGGACTTGCCATGAGTCCCGATATGGAAATCGTATCTTCTTTAAATCCTGATTGGATCTTAGCTCCTTCTTCTCTGGAAACCGACTTAAAACCAAAGTTTGAAGAACTGAAGAATACGGAGTATGCATTCTTAAATCTAAGAAGTGTGCAGGGAATGTACCGTTCGGTTCAGGAATTAGGGGAAATCTTTGGGAAGCAGCAGGAAGCCGAGAAGATGACCAAAGAGTTTACAACATTTTATAAAAGTTATACAAAACGAAATAAAAATAAAAAACATCCCAAAGTTCTCGTACTGATGGGACTTCCAGGAAGTTATGTCATTGCGACAGAGAATTCCTATGTTGGAAGTCTGGTCAAACTTGCTGGTGGTGAAAATGTTTACCAGAATACGGATCAGGAGTTTTTAACCGTCAATACCGAGGATATGAAGAAGAAAGAACCAGATATCATTGTCCGTGCGGCACATGCACTTCCAGATCAGGTGACAAAAATGTTTAACGAAGACTTTGAAACTAACGATATCTGGAAACATTTTGAAGCTGTGAAGAACAAACGGGTTTATGACCTGACATATGAATACTTTGGAATGAGTGCAAACTTCAAATATAAGAAAGCATTAAGTGAATTAGAAAAAGATTTTTATCAGAATACAAAAGGAACACAGGAGGTGAAAGAATAA
- a CDS encoding NEAT domain-containing protein translates to MKKAQYFRFISCVISVILCCLAGAAFVDHKAAADEKNTLEDGTYTMQSFLRSASSDQASMGNAGIVQPIQVIVKNGTYTVRAECKALSTKLGKLDFTGYLAQMSYFPNWKTTSGKIEAPENETPIPINIESYFENTYDSYNDPKTGTDSKVKGKLYPHYMNFPVNYQQEEMWVQVYVPVMEAISKGSGLQYARFQFDWSTLKKVSDETKIESSVTTQQDKQTTTTAKKSQVKKTTTKKSKLNIKKLEDGVYSISGKMLKTDKKTESMANEAINHKIKLTVKNGKYDITLDFKGLNISSSYGYLSKIKYFTNTYKIDQYKVPTGSLKNVTVDSYQKDTKGKKVRDSYGSDYPDQVTFPLISKAKNDGYVPLQVFVPIMDAISPGSGTQAVYLKLDLNSIKAVKNSKEFVSNDKNTEKSSTTMTTNSSNTSSAGSHEKVTIQSSKLPETTQSNVQGQSAVEERSLNTDQVSTSTNSGSQTLQEDKEETPIIVPSIMSVLLSILGIVYKVRSWGL, encoded by the coding sequence ATGAAAAAAGCACAATATTTTCGTTTTATCAGCTGTGTCATTTCCGTTATATTATGCTGTCTGGCTGGTGCTGCATTTGTAGATCATAAGGCAGCAGCGGATGAAAAAAATACATTAGAAGATGGAACTTATACTATGCAAAGTTTCTTAAGAAGTGCCTCATCAGATCAGGCTTCTATGGGAAATGCAGGGATTGTTCAGCCAATACAAGTGATCGTAAAAAATGGAACGTATACAGTAAGAGCAGAATGCAAGGCACTGAGTACAAAATTAGGAAAGCTTGATTTTACAGGATATCTTGCTCAGATGTCTTATTTTCCAAACTGGAAGACAACATCTGGAAAGATCGAGGCACCAGAAAATGAAACACCGATCCCGATAAATATAGAATCATATTTTGAAAATACATATGACAGCTATAATGATCCTAAGACAGGGACAGATTCTAAGGTAAAAGGGAAACTATATCCACATTACATGAATTTTCCAGTGAATTATCAACAAGAAGAGATGTGGGTTCAAGTTTATGTGCCTGTTATGGAAGCAATCAGCAAAGGGAGTGGTCTTCAATATGCAAGATTTCAATTTGACTGGAGTACATTAAAGAAGGTAAGTGACGAGACGAAAATTGAGTCATCTGTTACAACACAGCAAGACAAACAAACAACAACTACAGCAAAGAAAAGTCAAGTTAAGAAAACTACAACAAAGAAATCAAAGCTAAATATAAAGAAATTAGAAGATGGGGTTTACAGTATTTCTGGCAAGATGTTAAAGACAGATAAGAAGACAGAGTCCATGGCAAATGAAGCAATCAATCACAAGATAAAACTCACAGTCAAAAATGGAAAATATGATATAACACTTGATTTTAAAGGATTGAATATTAGTTCAAGTTACGGCTATTTAAGCAAGATCAAATACTTTACGAATACTTATAAGATCGATCAATATAAGGTACCAACAGGTTCGTTAAAAAATGTAACCGTGGATTCTTATCAAAAAGACACAAAAGGAAAGAAAGTCAGAGATTCTTATGGAAGTGATTACCCAGACCAGGTAACATTTCCATTGATATCAAAAGCAAAAAATGACGGATATGTTCCATTACAAGTGTTTGTTCCGATTATGGATGCGATCAGTCCGGGAAGTGGTACACAGGCTGTATATCTGAAATTAGACCTTAATTCTATAAAGGCAGTAAAAAATTCAAAGGAATTTGTATCAAATGATAAAAATACAGAAAAAAGCAGTACTACAATGACAACAAATTCTTCAAATACTTCTTCAGCAGGAAGTCATGAGAAAGTTACGATTCAAAGTTCAAAATTACCAGAGACAACACAATCCAATGTACAGGGACAATCAGCTGTGGAAGAAAGAAGTCTTAATACTGATCAGGTTTCAACATCAACAAACAGTGGAAGTCAGACATTACAGGAAGATAAGGAAGAAACACCGATCATAGTACCATCGATCATGAGTGTATTACTTTCTATTCTAGGTATAGTTTATAAAGTGAGGAGCTGGGGATTATAA
- a CDS encoding FecCD family ABC transporter permease translates to MFFKKVKKADLEAVSSRNADQERQENKMMRAWISFGVVIILLILLFFASINIGSLKVGFGELLSGLFVKYNKDVATIYDLRFPRIIISMLAGAAIAVSGVLFQAVLKNPLADPGIIGISSGASFIAIIITAFAPTLYFFTPIAAFAGGVVAFFMVYCLSWKGGLSPMRIILTGVAVNSLFTGLSSALNSMSGGDRTGVAAIVEANITQKTWDDVTTLLPYVVAGLFLAMLFTQECNLLSLEDKTARSLGVNVNVTRIVISLVAVLLASISTAVAGAISFLGLIVPHIGRILVGSNHKMLIPFSAFFGAFTFLLADTIGRTIAAPNEVSAAVIMSVVGGPFFILLLRRSGRYGK, encoded by the coding sequence ATGTTTTTCAAGAAGGTAAAAAAAGCAGACCTTGAAGCAGTTAGTTCGAGAAATGCCGATCAGGAGAGGCAGGAAAATAAAATGATGCGAGCATGGATTTCCTTTGGGGTTGTCATTATATTGTTAATTCTTTTATTCTTTGCCTCTATTAATATCGGAAGTCTGAAAGTTGGATTTGGGGAGCTCCTTTCTGGTCTGTTTGTCAAATATAACAAAGACGTGGCAACGATCTATGATCTGCGTTTTCCACGAATCATCATTTCAATGTTAGCAGGAGCGGCCATTGCGGTTTCTGGTGTGTTATTCCAGGCGGTATTGAAAAATCCACTGGCAGATCCGGGAATTATCGGTATCTCAAGCGGGGCAAGTTTTATCGCTATCATTATTACGGCATTTGCACCAACACTATATTTCTTCACACCGATCGCAGCATTTGCAGGTGGTGTGGTCGCATTTTTCATGGTGTATTGTTTGTCATGGAAGGGTGGCTTAAGTCCGATGAGAATTATCTTAACTGGTGTGGCAGTAAACAGCTTATTTACTGGGTTATCCAGTGCCTTAAATTCTATGTCCGGCGGGGACAGAACTGGTGTGGCAGCAATCGTTGAGGCGAATATCACACAGAAGACATGGGATGATGTCACAACATTGCTTCCATATGTGGTTGCAGGATTATTCCTTGCAATGTTATTTACACAGGAATGTAATCTGTTATCTCTGGAAGATAAAACCGCAAGAAGCTTGGGAGTGAATGTCAATGTCACAAGAATCGTGATCTCACTTGTTGCAGTCTTACTTGCAAGTATTTCCACAGCCGTTGCAGGTGCGATCAGCTTCCTTGGATTGATCGTTCCACATATCGGAAGAATTTTAGTCGGAAGCAACCATAAGATGCTGATCCCGTTTTCTGCATTTTTTGGGGCATTTACCTTTTTGCTGGCAGACACGATCGGACGTACGATCGCAGCACCAAATGAAGTCAGTGCTGCCGTGATCATGAGTGTTGTCGGTGGTCCGTTCTTTATCTTACTATTAAGGAGGTCTGGAAGATATGGCAAATAA
- a CDS encoding heme-binding Shp domain-containing protein produces the protein MKKHIVQLKNWILILVVLLSFESLSKDVKAASGNVYSCQIARTYEHPVTGKVEDSGGSSSKATGQGMVEGAISSKGLLEVTDSGGYYLTFRISLVDYTSDLSFSVQKRGASGFQTQSVTQTATGKDNNGTTKDLRIKLPSQDSIIRCSMYVKPMGRNVIFYFYPGNYTAGNSVGMKALMVTTSSSDTQTSNNNQTTADTNNTASQQTTTASQGAATQSSDDSLSNAQGLSLSTAPKTTTKKKTSSEKSVGTWILILTVSMTFSGLVLLGVAATIVYYYRKNWDKWGGDQDEYDEIYNDEN, from the coding sequence ATGAAAAAACATATTGTTCAATTAAAAAACTGGATATTGATTCTAGTGGTGCTCCTGTCTTTTGAGAGTCTTTCAAAAGATGTAAAAGCAGCATCAGGAAATGTCTACAGTTGTCAGATTGCAAGAACATATGAGCATCCCGTGACTGGAAAAGTAGAAGATTCTGGAGGAAGTTCATCGAAAGCAACTGGGCAGGGAATGGTCGAAGGAGCAATATCATCCAAAGGATTATTGGAAGTAACAGACTCTGGGGGTTATTATCTGACATTTCGTATAAGTCTCGTAGATTATACATCTGATCTGAGTTTTTCCGTACAGAAACGAGGAGCATCAGGATTTCAAACACAATCTGTAACACAGACAGCGACAGGAAAAGATAATAATGGAACAACAAAAGATTTAAGGATCAAACTTCCATCCCAAGACAGTATCATCCGTTGTTCCATGTATGTAAAACCAATGGGAAGAAACGTCATCTTCTATTTCTACCCAGGTAATTATACTGCAGGGAATTCCGTAGGTATGAAGGCTTTGATGGTCACAACATCATCTTCCGATACGCAGACATCAAACAACAACCAGACAACAGCTGACACAAATAATACAGCCAGCCAACAGACAACAACTGCATCCCAAGGAGCTGCAACACAAAGCAGTGACGATTCCTTAAGCAACGCCCAGGGACTTAGTTTATCTACGGCACCGAAGACGACCACAAAGAAGAAAACATCTTCTGAAAAGTCTGTGGGAACATGGATTTTGATCTTAACGGTTTCTATGACATTTTCAGGATTGGTCTTACTTGGAGTGGCAGCGACGATCGTTTACTATTACCGCAAAAACTGGGATAAATGGGGTGGTGATCAGGATGAATATGATGAGATTTACAACGATGAAAACTAA